The Manihot esculenta cultivar AM560-2 chromosome 1, M.esculenta_v8, whole genome shotgun sequence genome has a window encoding:
- the LOC110609331 gene encoding sugar transport protein 12: MAGGVITPATAGKDYPGNLTCSVFITCIIAATGGLIFGYDLGISGGVISMDAFLKKFFPYIYENQASMKQSDNQYCEFNNQILTLFTSSLYVAALFSSLCASTITRVMGRRASMFFGGLLFAAGSLFNGFASKVWMLIVGRLFLGFGIGCANQAVPIYLSEVAPYRYRGALNQFFQLSITIGILVANLLNYIFAKFGDFGWRLSLGGAVVPALIIMLGSCILPETPNSLIERGHFDEAKRKLIKLRGVSAVDDEFNDLIAASEASKLVEHPWVNIAQRKYRPQLVMAICIPMFQQLTGMNMIVFYAPVLFKTIGFGAQASLMSALITGVVNALSTFVSIFTVDKLGRRTLYLEGSIQLLICQIVVAIAIGAKFGFGGNPGELPMWYAVVVVVVICIFVAGFAWSWGPLSWLVPSEIFPLEVRSAAQSITVSVNMIFTFAIAQVFTLLLCKLRFFMFLLFALFIVIMTIFIYYLLPETKGVPIEEMITVWKNHPVWKHYFDQCSAPACSLQMGNKDKDSV; this comes from the exons ATGGCCGGCGGTGTAATTACTCCAGCAACGGCTGGAAAGGATTACCCTGGCAACCTCACTTGCTCAGTCTTCATAACATGTATAATTGCAGCCACCGGAGGTCTAATCTTCGGCTACGATCTTGGTATATCAG GTGGGGTTATTTCCATGGATGCGTTCTTGAAGAAGTTTTTTCCTTATATCTACGAGAACCAAGCATCAATGAAGCAATCGGATAATCAGTACTGCGAGTTTAATAACCAGATATTGACGTTGTTTACTTCGTCTTTATATGTGGCAGCCCTATTTTCATCATTATGTGCTAGTACTATAACTCGAGTAATGGGAAGAAGAGCCAGTATGTTTTTCGGTGGCCTCCTTTTTGCTGCTGGTTCACTCTTCAATGGCTTCGCTAGCAAGGTCTGGATGCTCATCGTTGGTCGACTATTTCTGGGTTTCGGTATCGGTTGCGCTAACCAG GCGGTTCCGATTTATCTCTCAGAAGTTGCTCCCTACAGATACCGAGGAGCCCTCAACCAGTTTTTCCAATTGTCAATAACAATTGGGATTCTTGTGGCTAATCTTTTGAACTATATATTCGCTAAGTTTGGAGATTTTGGATGGAGATTGAGCTTGGGTGGTGCTGTAGTTCCAGCATTGATAATTATGTTAGGATCTTGTATCCTTCCTGAGACACCCAACTCATTGATTGAGCGCGGCCATTTTGATGAAGCCAAGAGAAAACTTATTAAACTTCGTGGTGTGTCTGCTGTTGATGACGAGTTCAATGATCTAATAGCAGCTAGTGAGGCATCTAAGTTAGTGGAACACCCTTGGGTTAATATTGCACAGAGGAAGTATAGGCCTCAGCTTGTAATGGCTATTTGCATTCCTATGTTTCAACAACTAACTGGAATGAATATGATTGTGTTCTATGCTCCTGTTTTGTTTAAAACAATTGGTTTTGGAGCTCAGGCCTCTCTCATGTCTGCTTTAATAACTGGTGTTGTTAATGCTTTATCAACTTTTGTTTCCATTTTCACGGTTGATAAGTTGGGGCGACGAACTCTTTACCTCGAGGGAAGCATTCAATTGCTGATTTGCCAG ATTGTTGTAGCAATTGCAATTGGGGCTAAGTTTGGATTTGGTGGGAACCCAGGAGAGTTGCCAATGTGGTACGCAGTGGTTGTGGTGGTGGTTATATGTATTTTCGTTGCCGGCTTTGCATGGTCATGGGGGCCTTTATCTTGGTTGGTGCCCAGTGAAATCTTCCCATTAGAAGTACGTTCAGCAGCACAAAGCATCACAGTTTCAGTCAACATGATCTTCACCTTCGCAATAGCACAAGTTTTTACATTATTGCTTTGCAAATTGAGATTCTTCATGTTCCTATTGTTTGCCCTATTTATTGTGATCATGACAATTTTCATTTACTATTTGCTGCCTGAGACAAAGGGTGTCCCAATTGAAGAGATGATCACAGTGTGGAAGAATCATCCTGTCTGGAAACACTACTTCGATCAATGTTCTGCTCCTGCATGTAGCCTTCAAATGGGCAACAAAGATAAAGATTCGGTTTAG
- the LOC110609338 gene encoding RING-H2 finger protein ATL66: MSTQPQNFQWQTTGLIDKNFTIKSSLTLYIIVVIAAGFFLAIFFFFLEWICQRFLRRHLPSTTLSTTTFPPQPPGLHPTIIQALPTTFYDSSTVPGSSSSADAECSICLAVYEDGDKLKILPKCHHFFHEECVDRWLHSWTACPLCRASLLDSSSAAATTSD; encoded by the coding sequence ATGTCAACACAGCCACAAAACTTCCAATGGCAAACCACCGGCTTAATTGACAAGAACTTCACCATCAAAAGCAGCCTCACCCTTTACATAATCGTCGTCATCGCTGCCGGCTTCTTCCTcgccatcttcttcttcttcctcgaaTGGATCTGTCAACGTTTCCTCCGTCGCCACTTGCCTTCAACCACACTATCAACAACCACGTTTCCTCCTCAGCCTCCAGGCCTCCACCCCACCATTATCCAAGCATTGCCAACTACGTTTTACGATTCATCTACGGTTCCTGGCTCGAGCTCTAGTGCAGATGCTGAGTGCAGTATATGTCTGGCTGTGTATGAAGATGGTGATAAACTTAAGATACTGCCTAAGTGCCACCATTTTTTCCATGAAGAATGTGTTGATAGGTGGCTTCACTCTTGGACAGCTTGCCCTCTATGCCGAGCTAGCCTCCTCGATAGCTCATCAGCTGCTGCAACTACCTCAGACTAA